GCCGGGGCCTTTGACCGCCAGTTCACCCACCATGCCGCGCGGGACGACGGAGCCGTCCTCTTCAAGTATCTTCACGCGCCAGCCGAAGCCGGGCACGCCTATTGCGCCGACCTTTTCGATGTTGCCGACGCCGAGGTGCACGCAGCCTGGGCCGGTCGATTCTGAGAGGCCGTAGTTCGTGTCGTATTTATGCTTAGGGAATATCTTGCGCCATCTGTTGATGAGGCTGGGCGGCACGGGCTGCGCGCCTATGTGCATCAGCCGCCAGCGCGACAGGTCGTAGCCGGCTATGTTGATGCGGCCGTCGTCTATCGCGTCTAGGATGTCCTGCACCCACGGCACGAGCAGCCAGACGATGGTGCATTTTTCCTCCGCCGCGGTTTTTATTATTGCGGCCGGGTCGGTGCCTTTGAGCAGGATGCCCTTGCTGCCCGAGATGAGGCTGCCGAACCAGTGCATTTTTGCGCCTGTGTGGTAGAGCGGCGGGATGCAGAGGAAAACGTCGTCGTGCTTTTGCCCGTGGTGGGCCTGTTCCGTCTTCGCCGCGTGCATGAGGCTCTCGTGGTTGTGCAGTATCGCTTTGGGAAAGCCTGTGGTGCCTGAGGAAAAATATATCGCGGCGTCGTCGCTGTCCGAAAGCAGTATGCGCGGCGCGAAACTCGAGAGATTGGCCGTCAGGTGCAGATAGTTTTCGGCAAAGCGCGGGCAGCCGTCGCCTATGTAGAAAATGAGTTTGACGCGCGGGATGTCGCCGTAAATGTCCTCCACGCGTCCGATGAACTCTGGGCCGAAGAATAGCGCGTCCACGTCCGCCAGCTCAAGGCAGTATTTTATTTCGTCGGCGGTGTAGCGGAAGTTGAGCGGCACTGCGAGCGCCCCGGTCTTGAGTATCCCGAAGTAGAGCGGCAGCCATTCGAGGCTGTTCATCATGAGGATGGCCACCTTGTCGCCCTTTTGGATGCCGCGCGAAAGCAGCAGGTTGGCGCAGCGGTTCGCCTTTTCGTCAAAGACGCTCCACGTTATCTCGCGCCTGTAGCTCTCCGTGGGGCTTGACTCGATAAGTTCGTATTCCTTCCACGTGACGCGGCGAAGCTCCTTCACCTCTGGATTGATCTCGACAAGGGCCGTCTCATGGCAGAATTCGTGCGCGTTTCTTTCAAGCAGTTCAGTGATTGGCATTGCAAAATTTCCTCCTCGCGTTTTTATTTCGGCGGGGAGATATAAAAATCCCCGCCCTCCTGATTAACAGAGGACGGGGAATATTGACCCGTGGTACCACCTCAGTTTGGCGTCTCCTCGCGGAGCGCGCCCTCGTCGGGTACGCGGCGAAAGAATGCCATATACCCTGTCCGATATAACGGTCGAACCCGTCGCAGCCTACTTAGGAAGCCGTTTATCATATATGCCCTCCACAAAGCCTGTACTTGCCCCTGCTGGACGACCTCTTATGATCAATGACCCAATATCCCTTTTGGTGCGCCGCTCCTGGAATGTATTTCGGTTCGTTCGTCCGCCGCCTCGCACCATCCGCCGGCTCTCTGAAGGACTGAAAACGCGCCTACTTCTTTCCCGTCATTGCGTTTGCCTCTCTATGTGAGACATTATGAGATATTTTTACGCATCAAAGCGGATATGTCAAGGCCGCGAAAAAATTTTGCCGGCGCATTTAGCGGCGGAAAGCGGCGCGTTCATTGCCTGCTTGGCGCAATTATAGTAAACTTGCTATAGATGTATAAAAATATGGAGTTGGTATAGATGCTGCATTGCGGAATAGTCGGGCTGCCATTAAGCGGTAAGTCTACAGTTTTTAACGTTATAACGCGCGCCGGAGCGGAAGTAAAGCCATACGCCGGAGGCAAGACGGACCCAAACAAGGCCGTCGTCTCCGTGCCGGACAAACGTTTTGACAAGCTTGTCGAGATACACAAACCGAAAAAAGAGACGCCGGCGCAGGTCGAGTTCGTAGACCTCGCGGGGCTTTCGCGCGGGGCGGGAAAGGGCGAAGGGCTTGGCAACGCCTTCCTGAATTTTGTGGCCGACGCGGACGCGCTCATTCAGGTGATACGCTGCTTTGACAACGCCGCCGTCGAGCACCCGGAGGGAAGCGTAGACCCGCTGCGCGATTGGGACATTTTAGACAACGAGCTTATCTTCCGCGACCTTGCC
The sequence above is drawn from the Cloacibacillus sp. genome and encodes:
- a CDS encoding class I adenylate-forming enzyme family protein, which translates into the protein MPITELLERNAHEFCHETALVEINPEVKELRRVTWKEYELIESSPTESYRREITWSVFDEKANRCANLLLSRGIQKGDKVAILMMNSLEWLPLYFGILKTGALAVPLNFRYTADEIKYCLELADVDALFFGPEFIGRVEDIYGDIPRVKLIFYIGDGCPRFAENYLHLTANLSSFAPRILLSDSDDAAIYFSSGTTGFPKAILHNHESLMHAAKTEQAHHGQKHDDVFLCIPPLYHTGAKMHWFGSLISGSKGILLKGTDPAAIIKTAAEEKCTIVWLLVPWVQDILDAIDDGRINIAGYDLSRWRLMHIGAQPVPPSLINRWRKIFPKHKYDTNYGLSESTGPGCVHLGVGNIEKVGAIGVPGFGWRVKILEEDGSVVPRGMVGELAVKGPGVMTCYYKNPEATDEILHNGWLSTGDMARQDEEGFIYLVDRKKDVIISGGENIYPVQVEDFLRANPNVKDAAVIGLPDHRLGEIAAAIIELKPNVLCTEADIEKFCAELPRYKRPRQIIFADIPRNPTGKIEKPKLRQLYRAENLVAQQTNS